Proteins from one Microtus pennsylvanicus isolate mMicPen1 chromosome 7, mMicPen1.hap1, whole genome shotgun sequence genomic window:
- the Kprp gene encoding keratinocyte proline-rich protein has product MCDQQQIQCCVPVPQCCVKGSSFGPSQYSYANNQVLVQAPCGMQVVEYAVPCSVPVSQTPCQSSGIEVKSQAAGSSKTTKVKCQAPCQSKTTQVKCQPKTTEVKCQAPCQAQVSCVQCQAPCQAQVSYVQVPQPLPTYYVECAPVYYTETSYVEYPVPTYVPAPASQPVRTYVECPSVGQGQGQGSFPTQGQYQGSYGSCTSQSQSRGSYSNCGPQSQSQGSYSRCVPQFQSGPSYTSCGPQRQSQASYGGCASQFQSRASYGHCSSQRRSGASFSTCAPQCQPQGSYGSFTSQQRRSQSTSRCLPPRQLQPSYRSCSPPRRSGPCYSSCLPSRCSSGSYNYCTPPRRSEPIYSSHCPPRGRPSSCSQRCGPKCRVEISSPCCPRQVPPQRCPVQIPPIRGRSQSCGRQPSWGVSCPDLRQPQQFPRSCGPQRRAWSPEPPWQRCPVPAPRPCPEPQRRARSPESSWQRCPVPAPRPCPRPEPCPSPEPRPCPPPRRFSEPCLYPEPCPAPQPAPRPAPRPVPRPSPVHCENPEPRPQPQPCPYPEPMPHPARCSSPEPCGEPMRCTSPCSGPNPVPYRQELGCHESNPCRLDTEGPSPYSCNQGQESNDNCRHDDSFLGTQSLGGCGDQGNTQGGAKGGAYAGAKGAYF; this is encoded by the coding sequence ATGTGTGATCAGCAGCAGATTCAGTGTTGCGTGCCGGTGCCCCAGTGCTGTGTCAAGGGTTCCTCCTTTGGTCCCTCACAGTATTCCTATGCCAACAACCAGGTGTTGGTCCAAGCTCCATGTGGGATGCAAGTTGTGGAATACGCTGTACCGTGCTCAGTTCCAGTTTCCCAGACTCCATGCCAGTCCAGTGGCATTGAAGTGAAGAGCCAGGCTGCAGGCTCATCTAAGACCACTAAGGTTAAATGTCAGGCTCCATGCCAATCAAAGACCACCCAGGTAAAATGCCAGCCTAAGACCACTGAGGTAAAGTGCCAAGCTCCGTGCCAGGCTCAGGTTTCCTGTGTTCAATGCCAGGCTCCCTGCCAGGCTCAGGTTTCTTACGTGCAAGTCCCACAGCCTCTTCCGACCTACTATGTAGAATGTGCTCCGGTGTACTACACAGAAACGAGTTATGTGGAGTATCCGGTTCCAACCTATGTGCCTGCTCCAGCTTCTCAGCCTGTTCGCACTTATGTAGAATgtccctcagtgggccagggccagggccagggaagTTTCCCCACTCAGGGCCAGTACCAGGGCTCCTACGGCAGCTGTACCTCTCAATCACAGTCACGGGGTTCTTACAGCAACTGTGGTCCACAGTCTCAGTCCCAGGGTTCCTACAGTCGCTGTGTGCCACAGTTCCAGTCTGGGCCCTCCTACACCAGCTGTGGCCCCCAGCGCCAGTCACAGGCTTCCTACGGCGGCTGTGCCTCCCAATTCCAATCACGAGCATCCTACGGCCACTGCTCCTCCCAGCGTCGGTCTGGGGCTTCATTTAGCACCTGTGCACCACAATGCCAGCCCCAGGGCTCCTATGGAAGCTTCACTTCACAGCAGCGCAGGTCTCAGAGCACCAGCAGATGCCTCCCTCCTCGTCAGCTGCAGCCTTCGTATCGAAGCTGCTCTCCACCAAGACGTTCCGGGCCCTGTTATAGCAGCTGCCTGCCATCCCGATGCTCTTCAGGCTCCTACAACTATTGCACCCCACCCCGCCGCTCAGAGCCCATCTATAGCAGCCACTGTCCCCCTCGGGGCCGCCCTTCAAGCTGTTCTCAAAGATGTGGACCCAAGTGCAGAGTAGAGATTTCCTCACCCTGCTGCCCCAGGCAGGTTCCCCCACAGAGGTGCCCTGTCCAGATTCCTCCCATCAGAGGTAGATCCCAGAGCTGTGGCCGGCAACCCTCTTGGGGTGTCTCCTGCCCGGATTTGAGACAGCCACAGCAATTCCCAAGGTCTTGCGGCCCACAGCGTCGTGCCTGGTCTCCAGAACCACCATGGCAGCGGTGTCCAGTTCCTGCACCACGTCCATGTCCAGAGCCACAGCGTCGTGCCCGGTCTCCAGAATCATCATGGCAGAGGTGCCCAGTTCCTGCACCACGCCCATGTCCACGTCCAGAGCCATGCCCAAGTCCAGAACCCCGGCCATGTCCTCCACCTCGGCGATTTTCAGAACCATGTCTCTATCCAGAACCATGTCCAGCTCCTCAACCAGCACCACGTCCAGCCCCACGTCCAGTGCCACGCCCGAGCCCAGTTCACTGTGAGAATCCAGAACCACGTCCACAACCACAGCCTTGTCCATATCCAGAGCCAATGCCGCATCCTGCGCGCTGCTCCAGCCCAGAGCCTTGTGGGGAACCCATGCGCTGTACCAGTCCTTGCTCAGGCCCTAATCCAGTTCCCTACCGCCAAGAACTAGGCTGTCATGAATCTAATCCG